A section of the Macadamia integrifolia cultivar HAES 741 chromosome 9, SCU_Mint_v3, whole genome shotgun sequence genome encodes:
- the LOC122089962 gene encoding cytoplasmic tRNA 2-thiolation protein 1, translating to MDEAEVKSKKGPGRLCSICNQRRPALKRPKTLEQICKECFYAVFEEEIHRVIVDNQLFKPGERIAIGASGGKDSTVLAYVLTELNRRHNYGLDLFLLSVDEGITGYRDDSLETVKRNEVQYGLPLKVVSYKDLYGWTMDEIVKMIGLKNNCTFCGVFRRQALDRGAALLKVDKVATGHNADDIAETILLNILRGDIARLSRCTSITTGEDGPIPRCKPFKYTYEKEIVMYAYFKRLDYFSTECIYSPNAYRGFAREFIKDLERIRPRAILDIIKSGENFRISTTTKMPEQGTCERCGYISSQKWCKACVLLEGLNRGLPKLGIGRTRGLNGHLGVEETTKMSVRSKQCGTLDF from the exons ATGGATGAAGCTGAGGTGAAGTCGAAGAAGGGGCCTGGCAGGCTTTGCTCCATCTGCAATCAGAGGAGGCCTGCCCTCAAACGACCTAAAACTCTGGAACAG ATATGCAAGGAATGTTTCTACGCTGTCTTTGAGGAGGAGATCCACCGGGTTATTGTGGACAACCAACTTTTCAAGCCTGGAGAACGTATTGCCATCGGAGCTTCTGGCGGTAAAG ATTCCACTGTTCTTGCTTATGTGTTGACAGAATTGAATCGTCGGCACAATTATGGACTGGATCTCTTCCTGTTATCCGTGGATGAAGGGATTACAGGGTACAGGGATGACTCACTGGAGACTGTTAAAAGAAATGAAGTTCAG TATGGCCTACCACTGAAAGTTGTCTCATACAAGGATCTGTATGGATGGACGATGGACGAAATAGTGAAGATGATAGGCTTAAAAAACAATTGTACATTTTGTGGGGTCTTTCGTCGTCAG GCCCTTGATCGAGGTGCTGCACTGCTAAAAGTGGACAAGGTGGCTACTGGGCATAATGCTGATGATATTGCTGAAACCATTCTCTTAAACATTTTACGAGGAGATATTGCAAG ATTGAGTAGATGCACTTCAATAACCACTGGTGAAGATGGGCCAATTCCAAGATGCAAGCCTTTCAAGTATACCTATGAGAAGGAGATCGTTAT GTATGCATATTTCAAAAGGCTGGACTACTTCTCAACTGAAT GCATTTATTCCCCTAATGCTTACCGTGGGTTTGCTCGAGAATTTATCAAGGATTTAGAAAGAATAAG ACCGAGAGCTATACTTGATATCATCAAATCAGGTGAAAATTTTAGGATTTCAACTACAACTAAAATGCCAGAGCAGGGAACATGTGAACGCTGTGGTTATATTTCCAGCCAG AAATGGTGTAAAGCATGTGTTTTGTTGGAGGGACTGAATCGAGGTTTGCCAAAGCTAGGAATTGGGCGTACCCGAGGGCTTAATGGGCATTTAGGCGTtgaagaaacaacaaaaatgagCGTGCGGAGCAAACAATGTGGAACATTGGACTTCTAG
- the LOC122088243 gene encoding signal recognition particle 43 kDa protein, chloroplastic: MEETSNDGKAQHGFIQPQKIPPASQTGEKGENKKRRGWDFLSPIHCRLPTRDSNAWKNPFQRQINQPIAPLPSSTMEALLVNPSLSRLNPTSTSTPLCQFTKPTIFLLPLRLRHLPRFQFTVSAISNQKPLQFNETEELLKEEEEEEEEEEEYYGEVNKIIGSRALEDGTGMEYLIEWKDDHTPSWVPSSNIAKDVVAEYETPWWTAAKKADESALRQLIASNSELKEEVSDGRDIDAVDEAGRTALLFVAGLGSESCVRLLAQAGANLDHRENSGGLTALHMAAGYVKPGVAQALLELGADPEVEDEKGRTPLDLAREALKATPKGNPIQFARRIGLEKVIKVIEEAIYEYAEVEEIVEKRGKGDKVEYLVKWKDGMENEWVVARLIGEDLVRDFEAGLEYAVAEGVMGKREGEDGKRDYLVKWMDMEEPTWEPEENVDPELINEFEQSKGVEPVTVPDAIGS; this comes from the coding sequence atggaggaAACCTCAAATGACGGAAAGGCCCAACATGGATTCATTCAACCCCAAAAGATCCCCCCCGCTAGTCAGACAGGAGAAAAGGgcgaaaataaaaaaagacgaGGATGGGATTTCTTATCCCCAATCCACTGCAGATTACCCACTCGAGATTCAAATGCCTGGAAGAACCCATTCCAACGACAAATCAACCAACCAATCGCTCCACTTCCTTCCTCAACCATGGAAGCTCTTCTCGTAAACCCATCACTCTCTCGTCTCAATCCTACCTCAACATCCACCCCTCTTTGCCAATTCACAAAGCCAACCATCTTCCTTCTTCCCCTCCGTCTACGCCATCTCCCTCGATTCCAATTTACAGTCTCAGCCATCAGCAATCAGAAGCCTCTTCAATTTAACGAAACAGAGGAACtcctaaaagaagaagaggaagaagaagaggaagaagaagaatactaCGGCGAAGTGAACAAGATCATCGGGAGCAGAGCCTTGGAGGATGGAACTGGAATGGAGTACCTAATCGAATGGAAAGATGACCACACACCGTCATGGGTTCCATCCTCCAACATCGCCAAAGACGTCGTGGCAGAGTACGAGACTCCATGGTGGACTGCCGCCAAGAAAGCCGACGAGTCCGCTCTTCGACAATTAATTGCTTCCAACAGTGAATTGAAAGAAGAGGTAAGTGACGGAAGAGATATTGACGCGGTAGACGAGGCGGGCCGAACTGCGTTGCTCTTCGTGGCGGGTCTAGGCTCGGAAAGCTGTGTACGCCTACTCGCCCAGGCCGGTGCTAACCTGGACCACAGGGAAAACAGCGGTGGCCTCACCGCCCTTCACATGGCTGCCGGATACGTTAAACCCGGCGTGGCCCAGGCTCTGCTGGAGCTGGGCGCGGATCCCGAAGTGGAAGATGAGAAGGGGAGGACGCCATTAGATCTGGCGAGGGAGGCTCTGAAGGCGACTCCCAAGGGGAATCCGATTCAGTTCGCCAGGAGAATAGGGTTGGAGAAGGTGATAAAGGTGATAGAGGAGGCAATTTACGAGTACGCGGAGGTGGAGGAGATagtggagaagagagggaaagggGATAAGGTGGAGTACTTGGTGAAGTGGAAGGACGGAATGGAAAACGAGTGGGTGGTGGCAAGGTTGATTGGGGAGGACCTGGTTAGAGATTTCGAGGCTGGGCTAGAATACGCCGTGGCGGAAGGAGTGATGGGGAAGAGAGAAGGGGAGGATGGGAAGAGAGACTATCTGGTGAAGTGGATGGATATGGAAGAGCCTACGTGGGAGCCTGAAGAGAACGTTGATCCGGAGCTGATCAACGAGTTTGAGCAAAGCAAAGGAGTCGAGCCTGTAACGGTGCCTGATGCGATTGGGTCCTGA